The Procambarus clarkii isolate CNS0578487 chromosome 56, FALCON_Pclarkii_2.0, whole genome shotgun sequence genome includes a region encoding these proteins:
- the LOC123770696 gene encoding macrophage mannose receptor 1-like, with product MKILLVLSVVAVVSSELPPTPFNRFSSQPVHRRPPQSFQRRPLQPFQRPSFGGGFPTRPRFPSPPRPAPQPIPSNVPVDETLDRSQYYFSWRHDNRRKYTGDQAHSVCTRLGGGWQPIGISSREEIQLVIRAIGRDNVEYIWTGGVRSGRGFVWLNGEPFTVDDWSHTGGLGRPQPDNRENGNENCLSVLNNIYGDGIKWHDVACHHPKAVICEKHI from the exons ATGAAGATCCTATTGGTGctcagtgtggtggcggtggtgagcaGTGAGCTTCCCCCAACACCCTTCAACCGCTTTTCCTCTCAACCAGTCCACCGCCGTCCCCCTCAATCATTCCAACGCCGTCCCCTTCAACCATTCCAAAGGCCATCCTTTGGTGGCGGCTTCCCAACTCGACCAAGGTTCCCGTCTCCACCCAGACCAGCTCCTCAGCCAATTCCATCTAACGTCCCG GTTGACGAGACATTGGACCGCAGTCAGTACTACTTCTCTTGGAGACACGACAATAGAAGGAAGTACACTGGCGATCAAGCCCATAGTGTGTGCACAAGactgggcggcgggtggcagccTATTGGCATCAGTTCCAGGGAAGAGATCCAGTTAGTCATTAGAGCTATCGGCAGAG ACAACGTGGAGTACATCTGGACTGGTGGTGTGAGGTCGGGCAGAGGATTTGTATGGCTGAATGGCGAGCCTTTCACTGTTGATGACTGGTCACACACAGGAGG ACTTGGCCGACCTCAGCCCGACAACCGAGAGAATGGGAACGAGAACTGTCTGTCCGTCCTGAACAACATCTACGGTGATGGCATCAAGTGGCACGACGTGGCCTGTCACCACCCGAAGGCTGTCATCTGCGAGAAGCACATATAA
- the LOC123770697 gene encoding macrophage mannose receptor 1-like, with amino-acid sequence MKIVLVLSVVAVVSSELPPTPFNRFSSQPVHRRPPQSFQRRPLQPFQRPSFGGGFPTQPRFPSPPRPAPRPIPSDVPVDETSGRSQYYFSWRHDNRRKYTGDQAHSVCTRLGGGWQPIGISSREEIQLVIRAIGRDNVEYIWTGGVRSGRGFVWLNGEPFTVDDWSHTGGLGRPQPDNRENGNENCLSVLNNIYGDGIKWHDVACHHPKAVICEKHI; translated from the exons ATGAAGATCGTATTGGTGctcagtgtggtggcggtggtgagcaGTGAGCTTCCCCCAACACCCTTCAACCGCTTTTCTTCTCAACCAGTCCACCGCCGTCCCCCTCAATCATTCCAACGCCGTCCCCTTCAACCATTCCAAAGGCCATCCTTCGGTGGCGGCTTCCCAACTCAACCAAGGTTCCCGTCTCCACCCAGACCAGCTCCTCGGCCTATTCCATCTGACGTCCCG GTTGACGAGACCTCGGGCCGCAGTCAGTACTACTTCTCTTGGAGACACGACAATAGAAGGAAGTACACTGGCGATCAAGCCCATAGTGTGTGCACAAGactgggcggcgggtggcagccTATTGGCATCAGTTCCAGGGAAGAGATCCAGTTAGTCATTAGAGCTATCGGCAGAG ACAACGTGGAGTACATCTGGACTGGTGGTGTGAGGTCGGGCAGAGGATTTGTATGGCTGAATGGCGAGCCTTTCACTGTTGATGACTGGTCACACACAGGAGG ACTCGGCCGACCTCAGCCTGACAACCGAGAGAATGGGAACGAGAACTGTCTGTCCGTCCTGAACAACATCTACGGTGATGGCATCAAGTGGCACGACGTGGCCTGTCACCACCCGAAGGCTGTCATCTGTGAGAAGCACATAtaa